The DNA segment ggagggcaaaaacaaaatgaaaacacttGTGAATTGTATCTGTTGACAGAGACAGAATAAAGAGACAGACGTGAAGGAAACGAGTGTTTTGTGTGGCAGCAGAACGTCTGCGATCACCAGCGGCTTCACGTGGATCTGTgaacacaagaacacacacatcagatcatgAAGGACTGCCcactcacctgtcaatcaaacactgGTGTACCAGCCGTTTTAAAACTATCTCACTGAACGCCTGATCAATACACATGCAGAGAAACAGAGATTTAAGAGGCGATGTCTGTATGTGCTCAGACCAGAGACACGTAATGCAGCGAGCGTCTGCTAAAGCTCTTTCTGATGAGATCACTGCACAGACACACAgcgctgaacacacacacacacacgcggcgATAAAGAGCTGAAACAATGCAGCAGTGTttgagcagaaacacacacacagcaggaatcaaacacattaaacagcagGACGGCAGACGTGATTGAACAGGGGGGTGGAGCGGGACTCACTTGGGCTTGGTCTCGGCGTCGGTCACCTGGCGGATGAAGACGGCGTCGGCGGGGTGAGACACGTCTCCCTGCTCCTGCATGTACGACGAGGCGATGGCCAGCAGAGAGCCGTCTGTACTGAACGCCAGAGAAGCGATGCTGGTCGGGTAACGGTGGAACTGACACAGACGCTTCTTGTGGAACGGATCCCAAATGTTCACGAAGCCGTCAGAACCGCCTgtgcacgcgcgcacacacacacacacacacacacacagagagagagagagagagagagagagagagagagacacacacacacacacacagagagagagagagagacacacacacacacacacacacacagagagagacacacacacccacacagagagagagacacacacacacagagagagagagagagacacacacacacacacacacacacagagagagacacacacacagagagacacacagagagaaacacacacagagagagacacacagagagagagagacacacacacacacacacacacacacacacacacacacagagagagagagagagagagagagagagagacacacacacacacagagagagagagagagagagacacacacacacacacacacacacagagagagagagacacacacacacccccacacagagagagagacacaaacacacacacacacacacacacacacacacacacacagagagagagagacacacacacacagagagacacacacagagagagacacacacagagagagacacaaacacacagagagagagagagagacacacacacacacacacacacacacacacacagagagagacacacacacaaacacacacacacacacacacacacacagagagagacacacacacacacacacagagagagagggagagagagacacaaacacacacagagagagagagagacacacacacacacagagagagacacacacacacacacacagagagagagggagagagagacacaaacacacacagagagagagagagacacacacacacacacacagagagagagagacacacacacacacacacacacacacacacagagagagagagagagagacacacacagagagacacaaacacacagagagagagagagacacacacacacacacacacacacacacacacacacacagagagacacacacacacacacacacacacagagagagagagagagagagagagagagacacaaacacacagagagagagagagacacacacacacacacacagagagagagacacacacacacacacacagagagagagagagagacacacacacacacacacacacacacacacacacagagagagagagagagagagagagagagagagacacacacacacagagacacaaacacacacagagagagagagacacacacacacacacacacacacacagagagagacacacaaacacacacacacacacacacacacacacagagagacacaaacacacacagagagagagagacacacacacacacagagagagagagagagacacacacacacacacacacagagagagagacacacacacacacacagagagagacacacacacacacacacacacagacacacacacacacacacacacagagagagagacacaaacacacagagagagacacacacagacacacacacacacacacacacacacagacacaaacacacacagagagagagagagagacacacacacacacacacacacacacacagagagagagagagagacacacacacacacacacacagagagagagagagagagagagagagagagaaagacacacacacacacacacacacacacacacacacacacacacacacagagagagagagagagagacacacacacacacacacacacacacacagagagagagagagagagagagagagaaagacacacacacacacacacacacacacacacacacacacacagagtcatttCTCAGTCCGAGTCTCTGGGTTACACAAACAGAAACTGCAGACATAATGGAAACGGATTCTCTAAACTTGTAAATCATGTTTTGTGTTCACTGGTTCATTTGAACAGTTCCTGTGACGAattaaagacatttttcaaaGTGCACATTTTCAATTTGGTTTCTGCACCTCAAAATAATGACTgtgttcaaacaggtttcccatcAGTCACTGCTCAGGCTAAGACTCACACTAACATGCTACTGAACACTGCATCTGTTCCTAATCTGCATATAGTGAACACAAATATTCTCTAATTCAATGAAAGCTTTTGAGTGTTTGCTAATAAGTGAACATTAGAGTAATTCTGTCAGTAATGAAGAGCATGAGTGTGTGGATGGGTACCGGTGGCAAACGTGTTGTGGACGCTGTGGAAGGAGATGGCGTTGACCGGATAGACCTGCTCGATGCCGTTCTCCTTCAGTCTGTGGCACTTGAAGGCGTATTTCTTCTTCTGCACCTCCAGACTGGGGTCCAGATACTCCACAGCGACTCTGCCCTCGATGGAGCTCAACACATAACCCTGAGAACACAGATAGCGGTCAAGATGACCAAACCCTGTCACAGGAGCAGTGCATCACACAGATAACTCATCACTAATAAAACAGTTCCAGTCTGTGATTATGATGATCTGAAATCAGGGCTCCAAATGTgaccaaaaatgttaaattacgAGTGACGTTTTGGCAACAAGGCCTTTGTatttacatgttattacaaaaaaaaatgtgcatataaTGTCTTTTTTCTTGATTGTTTTGCGATCGCATCGAGTGCAGAAAAGCAGCATCTATTTCGTGCACAACATGAACAAGCTACAGCAGGTAAAGCTGTCAACTGTGTGGATATTAGCAATATCGTTAACaattctcgtttataatcattaataacgtagcttcttaacaagatcttaggtCTATGCTGTGTTGTTAACGCGTGAACTTATTTGAAGCACACTTGCCATCCAGTAATCGCAAAAacctttgttactttttaataaagtatcagctttaaaattattcaaaattcatATCGAAATACAAACAATACAGTTTTGTCTCTCTTTAATGCAGCAGGCGCAATCGCTTTAGCGGGCCTACAGTACAACTTACTGATTGTAACGTAATAATAGTCTACATTTACCtcggttcttcagatgttaaagtttctttatgaaaccattagaataaaaaaggttcttctgtggcatcttCGTGAAGCACCTTTAGTTTTAAGTGTAGTACAACATTTACAGATGCACCGAGGAGCCCAGACTACTCTCGGTGACTGAGTGATGCTTGTGATCATGATATTAGTGCAGAATACAGATAATGAACAGTTCTTTGAGACTCTATATTTCAAgctggaaaagacatttagttcccactttaagtgaaccttagttCCCAAATCATCTACAAGATAGattaatgctgataaagtcaagaaaaaatGAGACACACACATGACCGTAtgattgaaatgttaaaatgtaaaaaaaataaaataataataaaataaaatctgtttatTCTGCGGCACCTATACACATaatttggcacctaagttttttttcttataggagccaatggctcctctCTCGATATCTTTGTGTGGAGCAGTGTTAAAATACAGATTAACAGAGAAACACGTTCACTGCACATCGTATTAAGTATGGAGGTGTGTGAGAGACTAAATTCATTTTGAATTGAAATGGAAATTAACTACAGCACTTGTCAAAAGTTAggaaacattacaatttttaaacgagtctcttctgctcaccacagctgcttttatttgatcaaaaacaaagtaaaaaatattaaatattattctaatgtaaatcatctgtgttctgtgtgaatctgtgttaaagtgtaatgtatttctgtgatgctccgctgtattttcagcatcattcctccagtcttcagtgtcacatgatcttcagaaatcattctgattagaTGGTTTTTGATTTTTAGGgtgtgtatttttaaataaaaatgtatactttattcatcaagaatgcattaaattgatcaaaactgacagtaaagacatttataaagattTTTTAAGAATGATCTTTTAAccttttttactcaaaaaatgcagaaaaaaaaattcacataacatttatatttttaatattgaaaattaCTACAATTATAGTAACAAAGCACCAATaataatgttcaatcaaatcatcatatattcatgatttctgaagatcatgtgacactgaagactggaggaatgatgctgaaaatacagcggagcatcacagaaatacattacactttaacacagattcacacagaacacagatgtTGTCAACAGCATGTGAACTGTGTGATGTTAAAGATTGTgctgataaattattattttgttttgtgtcttaTCACTAATGATCGCCTTTCTTCCATAACGataaagaaaatcatttttaacAAACCCATGGAAACTGTATTTGTCctaaactggtgtgtgtgtgtctgacctgtTTGTTGGGGAAGGCTCGTATGCAGCGCGTCTGATATTTGAGGCTGGACTCTCGCCTCTGCTGCACGTATCCCATGTTCCTGAGGTCCCAGACGAGCACACGTCGCCCCGCGGTCCCCACGATCAGCCGGTCTCCAGCTACAGACAGTGTGTAGACCTGAAACACAGTCAGACATCAGACGCCGCTCGCTCACTCGGTCACACACAAGCTCCGTCTCTCTCGTCTGCTCACCTTCTCCGGCTGTGTGAAGGTCCCGGCGTTGCAGGGTGTTCTGGGGTCCCAGAGCCTCACAGACATGTCCCAGCTGCCCGTCACCATCACATTGACCTCCGGACAGTACTCGACGCAGCGGATGGGAGCGTCGTGCGTCCCCACGATGGTGTCTGAGGAAGAGCACAGATACAGTCACACACCAGCGTGATGTTTACTCACGAGCGTCTGGTGTTCACACTCACCCTGATCCGTGTTCAGATCGTGTGTCTTCAGCTGAGCATCCAGACCGCCGCTCCACGCGTGAGCCGGATCCTGAGACAGCACGAGACACAGAGTTAGACACAGCAAAGAGCGAATGTGTGGTTCTGCAGGGTTCTGTGATGCTCCTCACATAGAAAGCACAGTCCAGCACCGGCGCCAGATGCTGGTACTTCATCCTCATGCTGTTAGCGCTGACGTCATACAGCCGGACCGTGCTGTCCCACGACGACACCAGCAGGAACTGAGCCGAGCTCGGGCTGAACTTCACAGCCGAGACGCTGTCCTCCGGACCCTGGGTCAGCTTGAACTCATTGGTGCCGGTCATCtgagagcgcgcacacacacacacacacacacacacacacgcgcgcacacacacacacacacgttacatcAGCAGTGTACATCAACTGTGATCATCATCGCGTGTTTGACTCAGTCTCGAGTAAACCGTTATTAAACCGAGTGTAACGCTAGCGTTAGCTTCATATGAATGACGCACACTGCGCGGCTGCTGAACCTCTAACCGTCGCGTTTGTATTCACATCTCAATCTTCCACTGTAAAAGCTCTCTGAAACACAGCTGAacgttttatttcacataaaagtttattaaaataagcAGAATTTCCGTTAAATCTCACCGCGCCGCTCTTTTCTGCTGCTGCTCTGCCGCTCATCGATGCTCTTCTCTGGTTGGACGCATTCACAGCAGAGCTCTGCTCTCATTGGTCCGTTTCAAAACTCCCTCTAACGTTCTCTAACAATGATTGGTTAAAAGGATTTACTTCCGGGGACGAGCGGGGAGACGAAACAGTAAAATATCGCGAGATGTTGTTGtgtatttctgttttaatttactCAATGCGACCGTCACAGTTAAAATATCCGTGCTACATTTCTAAGAAAAAATTAGgaattgtagttttttttctttagcccTATATTTGTCTGAAATGATATTCACTGTCAGTCATTAGTcagcatgttttatttatttgctgataTAATTCTGTGATGTTCACTGAATAATAACTAAACCATGATACTATGATATGgaattatgtaatcatttacatGATATAACATAAAAGGGGGCCGTTTGGGTAATGTTATGGTATTTCTTGGTTTCTTTAGTTATATTAAATGAAATCGAGTTAAGGTTTGTGATTTATTCCGTTCATTATTCCATGCTTGAGCAGCTGAACCCATTACAGTATTgggttactccctaaaaaagtgaCTAATTACGTTACTTTGTTACTCTTTatgaaaagtaatgcgttactttactagttacttgaaaaaagaaaacctgatcatgtaacttgcgttacttgtaatgtgtt comes from the Carassius carassius chromosome 39, fCarCar2.1, whole genome shotgun sequence genome and includes:
- the bub3 gene encoding mitotic checkpoint protein BUB3 isoform X1; translation: MSGRAAAEKSGAMTGTNEFKLTQGPEDSVSAVKFSPSSAQFLLVSSWDSTVRLYDVSANSMRMKYQHLAPVLDCAFYDPAHAWSGGLDAQLKTHDLNTDQDTIVGTHDAPIRCVEYCPEVNVMVTGSWDMSVRLWDPRTPCNAGTFTQPEKVYTLSVAGDRLIVGTAGRRVLVWDLRNMGYVQQRRESSLKYQTRCIRAFPNKQGYVLSSIEGRVAVEYLDPSLEVQKKKYAFKCHRLKENGIEQVYPVNAISFHSVHNTFATGGSDGFVNIWDPFHKKRLCQFHRYPTSIASLAFSTDGSLLAIASSYMQEQGDVSHPADAVFIRQVTDAETKPKST
- the bub3 gene encoding mitotic checkpoint protein BUB3 isoform X2: MTGTNEFKLTQGPEDSVSAVKFSPSSAQFLLVSSWDSTVRLYDVSANSMRMKYQHLAPVLDCAFYDPAHAWSGGLDAQLKTHDLNTDQDTIVGTHDAPIRCVEYCPEVNVMVTGSWDMSVRLWDPRTPCNAGTFTQPEKVYTLSVAGDRLIVGTAGRRVLVWDLRNMGYVQQRRESSLKYQTRCIRAFPNKQGYVLSSIEGRVAVEYLDPSLEVQKKKYAFKCHRLKENGIEQVYPVNAISFHSVHNTFATGGSDGFVNIWDPFHKKRLCQFHRYPTSIASLAFSTDGSLLAIASSYMQEQGDVSHPADAVFIRQVTDAETKPKST